The sequence GCATTAAAAGCATGGGTAATCATCGTTGCACCTAGTGCAAAAGCCTGTTGTGCTTGGGCTGCTGTGGCTTGGGAATGTCCTAAGCTGACGGTGATTCCCAAAGAACGCAAATATGGTATGACTTCTCCAGTGGAGTCTAGCTCTGGTGCGAGAGTGATTACTTTGACAATATGAGCATAATTCCCTAAAATCCCTTTTACTGCGTCTAGGGTCAGGGGTAATAAATATTCGGCTGGGTGTGCGCCGCGCTTGTGATAATTGAGGAATGGGCCTTCTAAATGTACGCCTAAAATCTGAGCGCCTGTTGTTTGATTGGGGATAAAATCAGCAATTACAGCTAGCGATCGCTGAATATTTTCCACTGAAGTTGTCACCAATGTGGGTAAATAGGCATCAACTCCCACATTCCAAAGAAACTGCGATATTTCTGGTAAAAAATGGCAATTTTCAGAATTTAAATCGGGAAAAGCTAACCCTAAGGCGCCATTAATTTGTAAATCAACACCACCTAAAGAAATCCAATCCCCAACAACATCTATAACTTGTAACTTTTCTGCAGGAGAGCGCTTAAAAACTGTACCCATGGGTAGAATTTGCTCAATTATCCCCTGACGATTCACCAACAGCATCTGCAAACCTTGATAACCAGGGATTCGGGCGTTGATAACGTCTACACTAGTTGTAGTCATAGGGGTTTGTGTTGCTTTCGTCATCACTTTCAGGAGAAGATAGCCAAATCTGTCCCGATTGTAGATGAAACCATCGGCGATGCAACCAAAATCCAAAATCCAAAATCCAAAATTCTATGACACCCCTTGTTGGTATTATCATGGGCAGCGATTCCGATTTGCCCACTATGAAAGAAGCGATCGCTGTTTGTGACGAATTTGGTGTAGAGCGGGAGGTGGCGATCGTTTCTGCTCATCGCACTCCAGAAAGGATGGTGCAGTATGCTCAACTTGCTCATCAACGGGGCATCAAAGTAATTATTGCTGGCGCGGGTGGCGCTGCTCATCTCCCCGGAATGGTAGCATCTCTTACCCCTTTACCTGTGATTGGTGTGCCTGTAGCTACCCGGAATTTACAAGGTGTGGATTCTTTATATTCAATTGTACAAATGCCAGGAGGTATCCCGGTAGCGACGGTAGCGATCGGTAATGCTAAAAATGCTGGACTCTTGGCGGTGCAAATACTCGCTACTTATCAACCAGAATTACTAGAAAAAGTCCAAAATTATCGCCAAAATCTCTCAGAATTGGTAATTGCCAAGCAAGCAAAACTTGAACAATTGGGATATGAACAATATATACAACTTGAGATGTAATTTAATTAACAATTGTTGATAATAATTGCTTTTATTGGAGAAAAAGGTAAGGAATAAAAAGTAAAGCCGCTCAGGAAAAGCCATGTTTGCAACAGACTCAGCCAGAGGCTCTTACAAGCAATAATCAAACAAGTCTTTCCCTATTTCCTAGCCTCTAGTCTCTATTTTCAAATTTATATAAATTAATTTTTTTTATTCAAACTTAACAATATGCGCCATTTTCTCATTATGAGATGGGGAAATGCTGACAATATCAAGGATAATGTTGCTAATCGTGGAGTTGTGGGGAAGTGTTGGACAGCGAATCAGCAAAAAATTGTAGCTAGTGATACAGAATCATAATTGTCATAAATAGACAATCAGACAAATTCACTGTAAACTCCTCAAATTAATTAGTAGGAGTGGTTTGGATATAGTCTGTAGCTAGTT is a genomic window of Fortiea contorta PCC 7126 containing:
- the purE gene encoding 5-(carboxyamino)imidazole ribonucleotide mutase, with protein sequence MTPLVGIIMGSDSDLPTMKEAIAVCDEFGVEREVAIVSAHRTPERMVQYAQLAHQRGIKVIIAGAGGAAHLPGMVASLTPLPVIGVPVATRNLQGVDSLYSIVQMPGGIPVATVAIGNAKNAGLLAVQILATYQPELLEKVQNYRQNLSELVIAKQAKLEQLGYEQYIQLEM
- the nagA gene encoding N-acetylglucosamine-6-phosphate deacetylase, giving the protein MTKATQTPMTTTSVDVINARIPGYQGLQMLLVNRQGIIEQILPMGTVFKRSPAEKLQVIDVVGDWISLGGVDLQINGALGLAFPDLNSENCHFLPEISQFLWNVGVDAYLPTLVTTSVENIQRSLAVIADFIPNQTTGAQILGVHLEGPFLNYHKRGAHPAEYLLPLTLDAVKGILGNYAHIVKVITLAPELDSTGEVIPYLRSLGITVSLGHSQATAAQAQQAFALGATMITHAFNAMPSLHHREPGLLGAAITNPHVMCGFIADGEHVSPTMLQILLNASHGEQGLFLVSDALAPLGLTDGIYPWDSRQIAITNGTARLLDGTLSGTTLPLLVGVQNLVKWGICEVETAIALATDAPRKAIAYPTISPHQPANLLRWHHDPSTQKLTWQRLLPNSPVKNPLSRTC